The genomic stretch TAATTATAACCGATTTACCAATAGCTACTTCTGATAATTTCTTTTTCATATTACATACCCCCTCTTTATAAATACAAATTTACCAAATCAATATTGTTCTCTAATTTCGTTTTACGAAAATAATAATGACAGATAAAATTCATTTTTTTTACCTTAAACACTGCTATTCACTTAGAGACAGGACCAGGTTAAAATCATTTTTGCCCAACATTTTTAAAGCTGAGGGAAAGGATCTGAATAGCCTTACTTATATATTCTGTTCCGATAAATACCTGCTGGAAGTAAACAGGACCTATCTGAAGCACGATTATTATACCGATATTATCAGTTTTGATTTATCCGGAGAAACAAGGGCTATTGATGGTGAGATATACATCAGCGTTGACAGGGTGGAAGAAAATGCCCGAAAAATAGGGGTTAGTATAAAAACAGAGATTCACAGAGTAATTTTTCATGGAACACTTCATTTGTGTGGATATTCGGACAAAACAAAGCATGAAAAACTACGAATGCGAGAAAAGGAGGAGGAATATTTGTATAAGTACTTTAATAAATAATATATTATTATAATTATTTATAGTTCATATTGGTGATAATAAGCTGCTTTTCATAAAAATTGGTTTCACGTGGAACCCAAAATACCCATAAAGAGGGTTTCACGTGAAACCTAACACCCCCTCTCACTGAAACATCAAAACACTAACTTTGCCAAATGTTTACGCAGTATGATGTTATAGTTGTTGGAGCAGGACATGCCGGCTGTGAAGCCGCAGCCTCGGCCGCAAATCTGGGCAGCAAGGTCTTGTTGATTACCATGAACTTACAAACAATTGCACAAATGAGTTGCAATCCAGCAATGGGAGGCATTGCAAAGGGGCAAATTGTTAGAGAAATCGATGCAATGGGAGGCTATAGCGGGATAGTGAGTGATAAAAGCATGATCCAGTTCAGAATGCTCAATAGATCCAAAGGGCCTGCTATGTGGAGCCCCAGGGTTCAAAGTGACAGGGGTTTGTTTGCCACAACCTGGAGGGAAATGCTTGAAAACACACCCAATGTTGATTTTTATCAGGATACCGTTAAGGGAACATTGGTTAATAATGGCATAGTAGAAGGAGTGGAAACCGGATTTGGACATAAAATAAAGGCCAGGTCGGTTGTTTTAACCAATGGAACCTTCCTGAATGGGGTTATTCATGTAGGAGAGAAAAACTTTGGGGGCGGAAGAATTGCGGAGAAAAATTCGGTGGGAATTACCGAACAGCTTGTTTTACTGGGATTTGAGACCGACCGGCTAAAAACAGGTACACCACCAAGGATTGATGGAAGAAGTCTTGACTATTCCAAGATGGAAGAACAAAAGGGAGACGAGGAAATTGTTGGATTCAGTTTTTTAGATATTGATAAGCCCAGACCAGAGGAACAAAGGAGTTGTTGGATAACTTATACAAATGAGCGGGTACACGAATTACTAAAGACCGGATTTGATCAAAGCCCAATGTACCAGGGAAGGATCCAGGGAACCGGACCAAGGTATTGCCCGAGTATTGAAGATAAAATAAGCAGGTTTGCACAAAGAGACCGCCATCAGCTTTTTGTTGAGCCAGAAGGTAAAAATACCATTGAGATATATGTGAACGGATTCTCCACATCTCTCCCAGAAAATATTCAATATCAAGCACTTAGACTAGTTCCGGGGTTTGAAAATTGTAAAATGTTCAGGCCGGGTTATGCAATTGAATATGATTACTTTCCCCCAACACAGTTGAAATTTAGTTTAGAAACAAAACTCATTGAAAACCTGTTTTTTGCAGGTCAAATTAACGGAACAACCGGCTATGAAGAGGCTGCTTGCCAGGGATTAATGGCAGGAATTAATGCACACCAAAGGGTAAAAGGCCAGGAAGCCTTTATTTTAAAAAGGAGTGAAGCATATATAGGAGTTCTTATAGACGACCTCATAAACAAGGGTACCGATGAACCATACCGCATGTTCACCAGCCGGGCAGAGTTCAGAACTCTTTTGCGCCAGGACAATGCAGACCTTCGGCTTACAGAAAAAAGCTACAGGATAGGACTGGCATCACAGGAAAGAATGGAAAGGGTGAAGACAAAAACTGAAAGCATCAGAAAAGTGAAAGAGACCCTTTCCTCCTTAAGCCTGGAACCAGAAGAAACAAAAGATTTTTTTGAAAGCGTACAATCCTCCGCGTTATTAACCAAACAAAAAGCATCCCAAGTCCTGCTCCGGCCAATGGTAGGGCTGAAAGAGATGGCCGAATATGTTCAAAGGGTAAAAGATGCTGTAAGGGGGTTCGACAAAGAATCCATTGAACAGGCTGAAATACAGATTAAATATGAAACGTATATTGAAAAGGAAAAGGAGCTTGTTGCCAAAATGAGCCAGCTCGAAGACCTGCTTATTCCAGACAACTTTAATTATGAAAAACTACTATCACTAAGTAACGAAGCCCGGCAAAAATTCACCAGAATAAAACCCAGGACCCTTGGACAAGCTTCCAGGATTTCGGGAGTTAATCCCAGCGATGTTCAGATTTTGATGGTTTTTATGGGCAGATAAAAAAAGACAATAAAAATGAAGTTAAATTTTCAGAACAGCGTACCTAAGGAATTAATTTTTGAGAACGTTGCAGAATACCTGCACCTTCAGAAGTTAAAGATCAGCAAAGAAGATAACACCCGGCCGTGGGGCGGTTTTTTT from Chitinophagaceae bacterium encodes the following:
- the mnmG gene encoding tRNA uridine-5-carboxymethylaminomethyl(34) synthesis enzyme MnmG, producing the protein MFTQYDVIVVGAGHAGCEAAASAANLGSKVLLITMNLQTIAQMSCNPAMGGIAKGQIVREIDAMGGYSGIVSDKSMIQFRMLNRSKGPAMWSPRVQSDRGLFATTWREMLENTPNVDFYQDTVKGTLVNNGIVEGVETGFGHKIKARSVVLTNGTFLNGVIHVGEKNFGGGRIAEKNSVGITEQLVLLGFETDRLKTGTPPRIDGRSLDYSKMEEQKGDEEIVGFSFLDIDKPRPEEQRSCWITYTNERVHELLKTGFDQSPMYQGRIQGTGPRYCPSIEDKISRFAQRDRHQLFVEPEGKNTIEIYVNGFSTSLPENIQYQALRLVPGFENCKMFRPGYAIEYDYFPPTQLKFSLETKLIENLFFAGQINGTTGYEEAACQGLMAGINAHQRVKGQEAFILKRSEAYIGVLIDDLINKGTDEPYRMFTSRAEFRTLLRQDNADLRLTEKSYRIGLASQERMERVKTKTESIRKVKETLSSLSLEPEETKDFFESVQSSALLTKQKASQVLLRPMVGLKEMAEYVQRVKDAVRGFDKESIEQAEIQIKYETYIEKEKELVAKMSQLEDLLIPDNFNYEKLLSLSNEARQKFTRIKPRTLGQASRISGVNPSDVQILMVFMGR
- the ybeY gene encoding rRNA maturation RNase YbeY — translated: MTDKIHFFYLKHCYSLRDRTRLKSFLPNIFKAEGKDLNSLTYIFCSDKYLLEVNRTYLKHDYYTDIISFDLSGETRAIDGEIYISVDRVEENARKIGVSIKTEIHRVIFHGTLHLCGYSDKTKHEKLRMREKEEEYLYKYFNK